The segment GAAGCGGGAAAGCAGCGGTCTTCTGGAGGATGAAATCGAATACTGCAAGGAATTGCTGGATCTGATCGCTTCAGATGAACGGCTTCAGAAGATACCGGATATCCAGGAACGTCTCAATTACCTGAAAGAAGGAGTGGAAGACACGAGTGAACAGTTTGAATTCTCCAGAGATCCGGATGCGAAAGTGGGGCACAAAACTGCAGACACTTCCTTCTTCGGGTATAAGACGCATATTGCCATGACCACGGACAGAGTCATTGTGAGTGCGGCAGTGACAACCGGAGAGAAACATGACGGCAAGCAGGCTGCAGATCTGATTGAGAAAGCAGAAGACGCAGGAGTAACCGTGGACGCTCTGATTGGTGATGGTGCATATTCCGAGAAAGACAATATTGAATACACCTCAGAAAAAGGAATCAAGCTGGCATCAAAGCTGAGTGAGAATGTTCTACATGGAAGCCGGGAGAAAGAGTTTGAGTTCAACAAGGATGCCGGGATGTATGTATGCCCGGCAGGACATATGGCAGTCAGAAAAAGCAAAGGCGGTCAGGAGAAAGCAGCGAATGGTTCTGATACAAAAGTAGTTACCTATTTCTTCGATGTAGAGAAATGCAGAAACTGTCCTTTGCGAAACGGCTGTTACAAGGAAGGCGCGAAGTCAAAAACCTACTCGGTAAAGATCAAATCAGATACGCATATTGCTCAGATGGATTACATGAAGTCAGATGAATTCAGAGAACTATATGCTGAGCGATACAAGATCGAGGCTAAAAATGCGGAACTGAAGCAGACCCTCGATTATGGAAATGCCCATGCGTGCGGAATGAACGGAATGACGATACAGGCAGCAGTATCGATTTTTCTTGTGAACCTGAAGAGGATAAAAACACTGGAAACAAGCGTTAAGGGGGCACCAGATAAGGAATAATCCTCTCTTTTTCTCACTTACTCTTCCGAAAGGCAGAAAAATCCTGGCCGGTTCTGATACTGGCCAGGATTTTCATCAGTGATTAAGTTTTCAACCCCTACTTTGTCAGCAACCTCGAAAAAATCCGTTCTCTCGCTTCAATAGCCAAGAAAGAACTCACAGGAGTCATTGTTCTGGAAGATCTCTAATCTTACCCAGATGCTTGTGGGCAATAAGAATGTAATGCTTTATACACTGTTCCGGCCAGAGTAAAATATGGTAATCAGTTTTAGTGATACGGTAATTTTCTGTATCCGTTCAATGAAAGAAAGCAATCAATGATCACTATTATTAGGCTTCATGCAGTTCCAGAACTGAATTGTTACTTATTTCAATACCAACTAAATAATCTGTTGTCACCTGATAGCACTTTGCAATCTCTGCTAATATCTCCAGAGATGATTGACGACGACCAGATTCATAATCAGAAATTGTTCCTCTGGTAACACCAATCCGATCAGCCACTTGTTGTCTAC is part of the Galactobacillus timonensis genome and harbors:
- a CDS encoding IS1182 family transposase is translated as MIDMPQLDLGSYNGLYDILIPRDNFWRQMNETIDFSFVAKEVQKNYSDCMGRTAADPVLLFKYLLLKTARKLSDRDLIERVRYDMEMKYFLGYRPEETEFIDPSLLTKFRRTRLKDTDLLDVLIGKTVEIGKKKGVIHDHEKIIVDSTHTNALYQHISPREELIRRAKELRKSVYAADETMKGRMPKKRESSGLLEDEIEYCKELLDLIASDERLQKIPDIQERLNYLKEGVEDTSEQFEFSRDPDAKVGHKTADTSFFGYKTHIAMTTDRVIVSAAVTTGEKHDGKQAADLIEKAEDAGVTVDALIGDGAYSEKDNIEYTSEKGIKLASKLSENVLHGSREKEFEFNKDAGMYVCPAGHMAVRKSKGGQEKAANGSDTKVVTYFFDVEKCRNCPLRNGCYKEGAKSKTYSVKIKSDTHIAQMDYMKSDEFRELYAERYKIEAKNAELKQTLDYGNAHACGMNGMTIQAAVSIFLVNLKRIKTLETSVKGAPDKE
- a CDS encoding helix-turn-helix domain-containing protein encodes the protein MSEKDEETYDLAFMLAYARKVRGIGRQQVADRIGVTRGTISDYESGRRQSSLEILAEIAKCYQVTTDYLVGIEISNNSVLELHEA